One genomic segment of Amycolatopsis granulosa includes these proteins:
- a CDS encoding nucleoside hydrolase, whose protein sequence is MTPQAAPVPVLVDTDGGLDDALALVFLTRSPAVDVVAIGSVHGNVPAEAAARNTLRVLELLGAEVPVAQGATGPLTREVHYRHPEDPVGRLLGAPAAGPVGEPAAAQLVRHVRARPGALSLLTLGPLTNLALALRQEPRLPELAGRVVVMGGVFSGDGSVSAVAETNIWCDPEAADMVLTAGFDLTLVGLDVTRQVQPTTGWLTALAQDPLPWGGFAALLAAAPPDQRPPMPLHDPLAAAVLARPDLVSCRSTPVRVELAEGAARGRTRADSSSGRGGRPAVQVAEDVHVEQALDVLIEGLVPGLR, encoded by the coding sequence ATGACCCCGCAGGCAGCACCCGTCCCCGTCCTCGTCGACACCGACGGCGGCCTCGACGACGCGCTGGCACTGGTGTTCCTCACCCGCAGCCCCGCTGTCGACGTCGTCGCGATCGGCTCGGTCCACGGCAACGTGCCCGCCGAGGCCGCCGCGCGCAACACGCTGCGCGTGCTGGAGCTGCTCGGGGCCGAGGTGCCGGTCGCGCAAGGAGCTACCGGGCCGTTGACCCGCGAGGTGCACTACCGCCATCCCGAGGACCCGGTGGGCCGCCTGCTCGGCGCGCCCGCGGCCGGTCCCGTCGGCGAGCCGGCCGCCGCCCAGCTGGTCCGGCACGTGCGGGCACGCCCGGGCGCGCTGTCCCTGCTCACGCTCGGCCCGTTGACCAACCTCGCCCTGGCGTTGCGGCAGGAACCCCGGCTGCCCGAGCTGGCCGGCCGGGTCGTGGTGATGGGCGGGGTGTTCAGTGGTGACGGCAGCGTCTCCGCGGTGGCCGAGACCAACATCTGGTGCGACCCGGAGGCCGCCGACATGGTTCTCACGGCGGGGTTCGACCTGACGCTGGTCGGGCTCGACGTGACCCGCCAGGTCCAGCCCACGACCGGGTGGCTCACCGCCTTGGCGCAGGACCCGCTGCCCTGGGGCGGCTTCGCGGCGCTGCTCGCCGCCGCACCACCGGATCAGCGGCCGCCGATGCCGCTGCACGACCCGCTCGCGGCGGCCGTCCTGGCCCGCCCCGACCTGGTGAGCTGCCGCTCCACACCGGTGCGGGTCGAGCTGGCCGAGGGCGCCGCACGGGGACGCACCCGCGCGGACAGCAGCAGCGGGCGCGGCGGGCGGCCCGCCGTCCAGGTGGCGGAGGACGTGCACGTCGAGCAGGCACTGGACGTCCTCATCGAGGGTCTCGTCCCCGGCCTGCGTTGA
- a CDS encoding LLM class F420-dependent oxidoreductase, with protein sequence MKLGLQIPDFTWPGGPATLGRDLADVARAADDAGFGYLAVMDHFFQIRAVGPSEHDMLEAYTTLGYLAAHTERVKLLTVITGVLYRQPGVLAKAVTTLDVLSGGRAMLGIGAGWNEEESRGLGFPFPPTAERFQMLEETLQYVLRMWSDDDGPFSSPHIEAERLLNVPQALTKPHPPIMIGGSGERKTLRFVARYGDACNIFDGPDLEHKLDVLRGHCETEGRDYADITKTVYHPLDVGAHGDKADELKGELRRLHELGVDAVIGSIPGLPDPGLIETFADDVIPFAEAL encoded by the coding sequence ATGAAACTCGGACTGCAAATCCCCGACTTCACCTGGCCCGGCGGCCCCGCCACGCTCGGCCGCGACCTCGCCGACGTCGCCCGCGCCGCCGACGACGCCGGATTCGGCTACCTCGCCGTGATGGACCACTTCTTCCAGATCCGCGCCGTCGGACCCAGCGAACACGACATGCTCGAGGCGTACACCACGCTCGGCTACCTCGCCGCCCACACCGAGCGCGTCAAACTCCTCACCGTCATCACCGGCGTCCTCTACCGCCAGCCCGGCGTGCTCGCCAAAGCCGTGACCACCCTCGACGTCCTCTCCGGCGGCCGCGCCATGCTCGGTATCGGCGCCGGCTGGAACGAAGAGGAGAGCCGCGGCCTCGGCTTCCCGTTCCCGCCCACCGCGGAACGCTTCCAGATGCTCGAAGAGACCCTGCAGTACGTGCTGCGCATGTGGTCCGACGACGACGGGCCCTTCAGCAGCCCGCACATCGAGGCCGAACGGCTCCTGAACGTCCCGCAGGCGCTCACGAAACCACACCCGCCGATCATGATCGGCGGCAGCGGCGAGCGGAAAACCCTGCGGTTCGTGGCGCGGTACGGCGACGCCTGCAACATCTTCGACGGGCCCGACCTCGAACACAAGCTGGACGTCCTGCGCGGGCACTGCGAAACCGAGGGCCGCGACTACGCCGACATCACCAAAACCGTCTACCACCCCCTCGACGTCGGGGCGCACGGCGACAAGGCCGACGAGCTCAAGGGTGAACTGCGCCGCCTGCACGAGCTCGGCGTGGACGCCGTGATCGGCTCCATCCCGGGGCTTCCGGACCCGGGCCTGATCGAAACCTTCGCCGACGACGTCATCCCGTTCGCCGAAGCGCTCTGA
- a CDS encoding nucleotide sugar dehydrogenase, whose amino-acid sequence MKISVFGLGYVGCVSAACLAGEGHRVIGVDINPGKIDLIRRGKAPVVEERIGELTARVVANGALTATTSVADAIAGSDISLVCVGTPSAPNGSLSTAFLERVTEEIGGALAGKTGRHTVVFRSTMLPGTCLDLLVPILEKTSGLTAGVHFGVAVNPEFLREGSSVRDFFDPPKTVIGELDPASGDAVADLYADLPGDVFRVPIPVAEMTKYADNAFHGLKIGFANELGAICRALGLDSHRVMDVFLADRKLNVSPAYLRPGFAFGGSCLPKDLRGLVYAAHRADVSVPLLAHVLPSNEEHLRRAFDLVARTGKRRVGLFGLSFKPGTDDLRESPLVELAERLLGKGYDLKIYDANVSLSRLVGANREYIESRLPHLGQLLAGSPGEVLDHAEVCLVGSTDPAVLAVLPHAGGRTLIDLVRLPDAAVRRAEEGYVGLAW is encoded by the coding sequence ATGAAGATCAGCGTCTTCGGGCTCGGCTACGTCGGATGCGTTTCGGCCGCGTGCCTCGCCGGTGAAGGACACCGGGTGATCGGCGTCGACATCAATCCCGGCAAGATCGATCTCATCCGCCGGGGCAAAGCACCCGTGGTGGAAGAACGCATCGGCGAACTGACCGCACGGGTCGTCGCGAACGGCGCGCTCACCGCCACCACCAGCGTCGCCGACGCGATCGCCGGCAGCGACATCTCCCTGGTCTGCGTCGGCACGCCGTCGGCCCCCAACGGCAGCCTGTCCACCGCATTCCTGGAACGGGTCACCGAGGAGATCGGTGGCGCACTCGCCGGGAAGACCGGCCGGCACACGGTCGTGTTCCGCAGCACGATGCTGCCCGGCACGTGTCTGGACCTGCTGGTGCCGATCCTGGAAAAGACCTCCGGACTCACCGCCGGTGTCCACTTCGGCGTCGCCGTGAACCCCGAGTTCCTGCGGGAAGGCAGCAGCGTCAGGGACTTCTTCGACCCGCCGAAGACGGTCATCGGGGAACTCGACCCGGCCAGCGGCGACGCGGTCGCGGACCTCTACGCGGACCTGCCCGGCGACGTGTTCCGCGTGCCGATCCCGGTCGCGGAGATGACCAAGTACGCCGACAACGCCTTCCACGGCCTCAAGATCGGCTTCGCCAACGAGCTGGGCGCGATCTGCCGCGCCCTCGGCCTCGACTCGCACCGCGTGATGGACGTGTTCCTCGCCGACCGCAAGCTCAACGTCAGCCCCGCCTACCTGCGGCCCGGCTTCGCCTTCGGCGGCTCCTGCCTGCCCAAGGACCTGCGCGGGCTGGTCTACGCCGCGCACCGCGCCGACGTGTCGGTGCCGCTGCTCGCACACGTGCTGCCCTCCAACGAAGAACACCTCCGCCGCGCGTTCGACCTGGTCGCGCGCACCGGCAAACGGCGCGTCGGCCTGTTCGGGCTGTCGTTCAAACCGGGCACCGACGACCTGCGCGAGAGCCCGCTCGTCGAACTCGCCGAACGCCTGCTCGGCAAGGGCTACGACCTGAAGATCTACGACGCGAACGTGAGCCTGTCCCGGCTGGTGGGCGCCAACCGCGAGTACATCGAAAGCCGCCTGCCGCATCTGGGCCAGCTGCTCGCCGGCTCGCCCGGCGAGGTGCTGGACCACGCCGAGGTGTGCCTGGTGGGCAGCACCGACCCGGCCGTGCTCGCCGTGCTGCCGCACGCCGGCGGCCGGACCCTGATCGACCTCGTCCGCCTGCCCGACGCCGCCGTGCGCCGTGCCGAAGAAGGATACGTCGGCCTTGCCTGGTAA
- a CDS encoding glycosyltransferase family 4 protein, translated as MPGNALILVENLSVPFDRRVWQECTTLRDAGWTVHVICPQGTKRDSEPEVVLDGVHILRYPLTAATGGPAGYLREYGAALWHTARLARTVGPVDVVHACNPPDLLFLVALRLKRRGAKFVFDHHDLVPELYLSRFGRGRDLLYRGVCALERATFRAADVVISTNESYRDVALTRGGKRPAEVFVVRSAPVVERFHQVPPEPELKRGKPHLLCYLGVMGPQDGVDHALRALAKLRDDLGRTDWHAVFVGSGDAFDAMVVLCRELGLDDQVEFTGRIPDADLVRFLSTADVCLSPDPRNPLNDVSTMNKIMEYMAMSRPIVSFDLHEARVSAGDAAVYAPANDELEFAKLTARLLDDPAERRRMGDIGAARVTGALSWANSAKSLLAAYAAASR; from the coding sequence TTGCCTGGTAACGCCCTGATCCTCGTCGAGAACCTGTCCGTGCCGTTCGACCGGCGGGTCTGGCAGGAGTGCACCACCCTGCGCGACGCCGGGTGGACCGTGCACGTGATCTGTCCACAGGGGACAAAACGGGACAGCGAACCGGAGGTCGTGCTCGACGGCGTGCACATCCTGCGGTACCCGCTCACCGCGGCCACCGGTGGCCCCGCGGGTTACCTGCGGGAGTACGGTGCCGCGCTGTGGCACACGGCCAGGCTGGCCCGCACGGTCGGCCCGGTCGACGTCGTGCACGCCTGCAATCCGCCCGACCTGCTGTTCCTCGTCGCGCTCCGGCTCAAGCGCCGTGGCGCGAAGTTCGTCTTCGACCACCACGACCTGGTCCCCGAGCTGTACCTGTCGCGGTTCGGCCGTGGCCGGGACCTGCTCTACCGCGGCGTGTGCGCGCTGGAACGCGCCACGTTCCGCGCCGCGGACGTGGTCATCTCGACCAACGAAAGCTACCGCGACGTGGCGCTGACCCGCGGGGGCAAGCGGCCGGCGGAGGTGTTCGTGGTCCGCAGCGCCCCGGTCGTGGAGCGGTTCCACCAGGTGCCGCCGGAGCCGGAACTCAAGCGCGGCAAGCCGCACCTGCTGTGCTACCTGGGTGTGATGGGGCCGCAGGACGGCGTCGACCACGCCCTGCGCGCGCTCGCGAAACTACGGGACGACCTGGGCCGCACCGACTGGCACGCGGTGTTCGTGGGATCCGGCGACGCGTTCGACGCGATGGTCGTGCTGTGCCGGGAACTGGGCCTGGACGACCAGGTGGAGTTCACCGGCCGCATCCCGGACGCCGACCTGGTCCGTTTTCTGTCCACAGCGGACGTCTGCCTGTCCCCGGACCCGCGGAATCCGCTCAACGACGTGTCCACCATGAACAAGATCATGGAATACATGGCGATGAGCCGGCCGATCGTGTCGTTCGACCTGCACGAAGCGCGGGTTTCCGCCGGCGACGCGGCGGTGTACGCGCCGGCCAACGACGAACTCGAGTTCGCCAAGCTCACCGCGCGGTTGCTGGACGATCCCGCGGAACGGCGGCGCATGGGTGACATCGGCGCGGCGCGCGTCACGGGAGCGCTGTCGTGGGCCAACTCGGCGAAATCCCTGCTCGCCGCATACGCCGCCGCGAGTCGGTGA